The Chryseobacterium glaciei DNA window TCCGAAGCCTTTTGCAATCAACTAAATAATATATTCTATTTTACAATGACTCTTTTCACTTGACCTTCTGAGGTTTTTACTAAGTAAACTCCTGTAGAAAGTTTTGATGTATCTATTGTTAAAGCATTTTTCTCTTTTCCGATTAACTTGCCGGACATATCGTACAATTCGTAACCTTGCGCTCTGTTGAAATAAAGCGTATTTCCTTTTGCCACAGGATTCGGGAATATATTGAACGTGGAATTTTCAGTTTTTATTTCTCCTGTTCCTAACGTTGCAGAATTAGCTACTTCATACATAGATAAAGTTCCGCTGATCTCATTGGCAATAATCACATAACCTTTTCCTGTCGTTGTGTTTTGAGGAGCGATGTACGTGATTCCTTCTGGTCCATTGTCGCCTCCGTAAGCCGAAGTAGAACGGGAATGTTTGTAATCTGTAAACGTTGGATTATTAGGATCTGTAATGTTGTAAACCATCACGCCACCTGTTCTTTCCAGAGTAATGAAAGCGTAAGTTTGACCGTTGATTGTTCCCAATGCTACACCTTCCGGTTCAGGACCTTTTGCACGGCTTCTGTTTTTTGCACCGTTTGCTTCATTATCAGCATTAAAAATTAATGGATAATTGGCCGCAATATATCTTTCAAATTTATCGCCACTGTCATAAACGATCTGTTTTGTATCTGCATTGAAAATAGAGAACGAACGTGCTCCCAACGCAGAAATTTCTTCAAATTCTGCATCTCCGTCCGTATTTCCTGTCGCATTTGAAACTCTGAATCTTCCTAAATTATGAGAAGCTTTTAAAATATCAGCATTCGGGAAAATAGCTGGATCTAAAGTATAAGCAGCCGCTCCAACTGTCGTTCTTTCACTGAAACCTGAAAGGTCTTTTTCGTCTCCTTCATTAGCAGTTACGATATAATTGGTACTTCCGATTTTAAAGTTTTGAACAGCATCCGGAGTGTAATATGTTTTCACTGGCCAGTTCGCAATTAAAATCTCACCATTGTTATCAGAAGCATCAAAACCGTTTCCAGGTAAGCTCATGTCTTTTTTGCCTAATCCCCAAATACTTGTAATGGTTTTTGTGGCTAAATTAATTTCTGCAACAGCATTGTTTTCCTGAAGCGTAACCCAAGCTTTTTGACTATCTGCACTTACTGTAACATATTCAGGTTCTAAATCCTGAGAAAGCGTGTTGTTTGTTCTTACTTTTCTTAATCCTGTTGCGGTTAAAGCTGCAAGTTGAGAATCAAATGCATTGAAATTAAGTGTTGAAACATTAGTTTGAGTAAGATTTCCAACACCTCCAGAAATATCAATAATACTGATGGTTCCTTCCGGATCTACCGTGTAAGCATCGTTCGGCTCGCCTTCGTTAGCTGTAATAACTTTGGTTCCGTCCGGAGTGAAAGTAATCATGTCCGGTAAAGCACCAACTGTCACCTGCTTCATGAAGTTTCCATTAATATCAAAGAAAACTACCGAACCATTTAATTGAGGATTTGCGTTTGGAGAAGAAACGGCAATAATTCCGTTTTTCACAGCGATACTTGTAATTCCTCCGAATGAAGCCATATTCACGGTTTTAGTAACAACCGGAGTGGTAGGATTACTGAAATCAATAATGTCAAAAACATCAGTCAGAGAACTGATTGTGAATAATTTTTGAGATGTAGCATCATGAACGACAATTTCCGTAGAACTCGTGTTGTTTCCTGAAGGATCAAAACTTCCGATATAATTTAATTGAATCTGCTGAGAAGGAACCGGAGCCTGCTTATCATTATCAATAATATAAACTGTAGCATTATTATCACCAGAAATCGTTGCTCCAACAGGATTTTCAAGACTTACGACGAAATATTCCGCGCTTTGTTCTTCCAATGTATCATCAATAATCGGAATATTTACGGTATAACTTGTTGTTGAAGGAGTAATATTAATCGTTTGATTTGTTAAAGTAAAATCACTACTGTTTGCCGTACTGAAAGGCGCTGGTTTTACCACCAAATTCACCGTTGAAGTGGATGGATTATTAACATTAATCTTAAATGCCAAACTTCCCGCATTTTCATTTACTTTAATGAAATTTTTATCTAAAGAAATAGAAGTTCCGGCTGTTGTGAAAGTAGTTGCTGTAACTGTAGTAACCGCATTATCGCTGGTATCTTCTACCATATTTGGTTTTAAAGCCAAATAATAAGCTTGATTAGGAACTAAACCTGCAGTCGGGATTACTGTGATTTTGTTATTGCTGAATGTTGTTGTAAAGGGAACTTGTGTACCTGTAGAACTTCCAAGACGGAAATCTACAAGAGTTTGTGCATTAGAATCGTTGATCGCGGAATTGTCTGTTAATCTTACATTTTCATTAAAAGAAATCGTAGGATTTACAGTTGTTGAAGCATTATTTGTGCTGTTTGTGGGAAGATAAGCTACTGTGGGTGGAGTAGTGTCTGCACCGCCTGTTGCAGCTGCATCTACCGTAAAGTTATCAAAACGGTTGTTTCCAACAGTTCCTCCTGTACCTGCTGAGAATTCTACTTTTAATTTAAAATTCGGATTATTTGCAACGCCTGAAATTGCAGAAAAATCGAAAGTAATTAATTGTGGATTGGCATCCTGAGGAGAAACGGTCTGATAAGGTAGGAAAGTCGTTCCGTTTGTTGAATAAGACCAAGTCTGAGTTCCTGCTCCCGATCCTGATCTTCTGGTTGTGAATTTCACCACCACATTGTTATATCCTGTAGTCGGAAGGTTGAATTGTAGGTTTCCGTTAATTGGGAAATTATATCTTAAATGAGTTCCTGGAGCATCACCATTTCTGGCATTCAGGTTTTCTGTACTGAAGTTTTGTCCGGTTCCGCCTGCGAAATCTACTTCTGTTGTTCCACTTGTTACTGCGGTAAGAGAACCGTTTACCAACGTGGAAGTCGGAGCGGTAATCGCAGATGCTGAAGCATTGTTATTGAAATTCCAATAGTGAATAAGTGTCTGCCCGAAAAGTCCGCCCTGAAGAAAGAATGCGGCAATTACAGACCCTTTTAAAAGGTAATTGTTAACCATTTTTACGTAAATTAGATTTATGCAAAAATGAACTTTCTAGTTTGTAAAGGTTTTAATAGAATCTTAATAAATGATTAATAATTCTTAATAAGAATTAAATATAAATTAAAAAAGATTAAGATGTAATTAATAATGGTAGAAACTAACCTTGAAGTTTATTTCTCAATTTTTTCGGTATGATCTATCTTTTTTATAGATGATACTTTTTCTAAAGAATGCTTTTGCGTATACAAAAACCCTGAAATCGCTGTGATGATCAGTAGTATGAAAATCACTAAAATGATCCTTTTTATCATCGCTCTCATTTTGCTAAGTTTTTAATATCCTGAATTTCTAAAATTGATGTAGAATATCCTTTTTGCACAGCATTGATCATCGCTTTTCCAACCTCATGTAATGTCAAAGATTTTGAAGGCAGAAGAATAGGGAAGAGCCATATGACAGGTTTGAAAAACCATTTTACATTTACTTGTCCGTCAACAGGTTTCATAAATCCGGGACGGAAATTATAAGCATCTTTAAAGCCCAATTTCTTCAAATCGTTTTCTGTTTTTCCTTTTACTCTCGCCCACATCAGTTTTCCGCTTTCTGTTTTGTCGGTATGAGCGCCTGAAACATAGTTGAAAACCATTTCCGGATTGAGATTTAAAAGAACTTTGGCAAAATGTAAAGTCGTGTCGTAAGTGATTTTGGTATAATCTTGTTCGTTCATTCCAACACTGCTGATTCCGGCGCAGAAAAAACAGGCATCGTAACCTTTTAGATTTTCATCGTTTAAATCAATTCCAAAGAAATCGGGAACTAAATATTCTTTTAGTTTCGCGTGTGTTTTTCCAGATGGTTTTCTGCTTACACTTAGAACCTCAGAAATGTTAGGATTTTCAAGGCATTCCAGTAAAACGCCTTCGCCTACCATTCCTGTTGCACCTGTCAGAATTATTTTGATCGAGCTCATTTTTTTAATGTTATAAAGTAATGACGTTTCCGGATTTGTTTTTACTTTAAGTAAATTACAAAAAATAGGTTATTGTTGAAATTATTTTTTATTGTGGTGATGGCTTCGAAAATTTTAGCTATTAATAGAGAAAATTATTTGATGAAACACTAATTTGAAAACTTATCAAATGGTTGTCAAAGCTCTGTAAAACTGGATGCTAAGATTCTCCGAAGTCTCCCGTTTTTTTGACTAATATTTCTAATGATGACCAAATCCCTAGCCCCGATCGCAGCATTTGTTTGAGCTCATTTTTTTGGTTTCGGCGCGGCGGCAAAGCCGCGCCGAAACCAAAAAAATAGCGAGTGCGGAGAGCGGGAAATAGCTTCTGAAAATATAAATAATGAGTAATTGGTGATCAATAATGATAACTCTCGCATATTCAAAATAAAAAAACCAGCCAAAAAATGACCGGTTTTACTATTATATTGTAAGCTTATAATTACTTTTTATCGTGCAACTGACTGTAAATATTATGAATAAGTCCATCCGCAACAGAGATTCTTGGAACAAAAATTCTACTGATATCAGACCATGTCATGACGTTATTGAAAATCTTTAAAGCGTGAGCCACAACATCAGCTCTGTCTTCTCTGAGGTTATGCTTTGTCATTCTTTCTTCCACAGAAAGTTCATTAAATTCTTTGTATACCTTTTTAAGATGAGAAAGAGTCATTGCTTTTCCATCTTTGGTTTTGCTCATGGAGAAAACTTTGTTGATATTTCCTCCTGAACCGATGGCAACAATAGGTTTTTTGCTTGAAATATTGTTATTGATCTCTTCTTTCATCTCTTTCCAGTTCTCGAAAGTAACCAGATTATTCAGCAAACGTATTGTTCCGATGTTGAAAGATTTTTCATAGACCATTTTGCCGTTTTCGTAAAAGGTAAGTTCGGTAGAACCACCGCCAACATCGATATAAAGATAGGCGAATTCTTTGTCTAAGCCTTCTGCTACGTGATTTTCATAGATAAGAGTCGCTTCTTCGTCTCCTGAAATAATCTCGATTTCAATTCCGGAAGCTTTTTTTACCTGTTTAATGATTTCCTGACCGTTGATGGCGTCACGCATCGCGCTCGTAGCACAAGCTCTGTAATGCTCAACCTTGTAGATTTTCATTAAGTCACTGAAAATTTTCATGGAATCGATCACCATTTTTTCTCTTTCTTCACCGATCTTTCCCAATGTAAAAACATCCATACCCAATCTCAGAGGGATTCTCAGAAGATTAAGCTTGATGAATTCAGGCTTATTGTTGTTAATTTTTACTTCATTAATTAAAAGTCGGGCTGCGTTACTACCAATGTCTATAGCTGCGATCTTCATTTTTTGCTTGTTTTAGCTTTTAAATATTTATAAGTTTCTATCTGAGAACGGCATTCTTCTTTTCCATTGCTGATATATTCGTTGCTCAATTTTTTGTCTAAAATACGAGCTTTTACGTTATCTCTCAACTGAATGTCCAGAATTTCTTTTAATTCTTTCTTCAGATCTTTATCGGTGATCTTGGCTGCGGCTTCAATTCTGTAGTCAAGGTTTCTGGTCATCCAGTCTGCTGAGGAAATATACATATCTTCCGCGCCTTTATTGTAGAAATACATTACTCTGGCGTGTTCCAGATATTCATCCACAATACTGATAGCTTTTATCTTTTCTTTGAAATCTTTCTGATTTACAGCACAATAAATACCTCTTACAATGATTTTTATGATAACGCCGGCAATAGAAGCCTCGTATAGTTTTGTAATTAAAGCACGGTCGCTTACCGAATTGGCTTTAATGATCATTTCTGCTCTTCTTCCTGCTTTTGCTTCCTCGATTTCTTTATCAATATGATGAACGATCTTTTCACGCATAAACTGTGGACAAACCAATAAATTTTTGCAAGTCTTCAAAATAGGCAAGTAATCTTCTCTGGATTTCTTTAATACATTGAAAATTTTATTAATATCTGCCATCACATGACGATCCGAAGTCATTAATAAATGATCACCATAAATTTTAGCTGTTTTTTCGTTAAAATTTCCTGTGCTTACAAAGCCGTATTGAAGGGTTTTATTTTGTGCTCTTTTCTTAATGATACAAAGCTTGGCGTGAACTTTTTTGTCCGGAATTCCCACTAAAACAGTAATTCCTTCCGGTTCCAGCATTTCTTTCCATTTTAAGTTGGATTCTTCATCAAATCTTGCCTGAAGTTCAAGCATTACGGTAACATCTTTACCATTTCTTGCGGCATAAATCAAAGCATTAATGATTTTTGAACTGCTCGCCAGACGGTATGCTGTGATTTGAATTGATTTTACATCAGGATCCATTGCCGCCTCACGAAGAAGGTCAATTACAGGAGTATATTTATGGTAAGGGAAGGTAAGAAGGACATCTTTTGCGAGAATAACATCTGTCACTCTTTCGCCATGTTCAAAAGCTTGATGTTCAAAAGAAGTTCTTTCTGCAGGTCTTGCATAGGATTCAAAAACATCAGGAAAATCCATGAAATGTTTAAAATTATGAATTTTTCCTCCCGGAATAATGCTGTCTTTCTTGGTTAAATTCAGTTTACGGATAAGCAATTCCAATAACGCTTTATCCATATCTTTATCGAAAACAAACCTTGTTGGCTTTCCTTTTCTTCTGTTTTTAATTCCTTTTTCTATTTTTTCTGCGAAATTGGTTCTGATGTCGTTATCAAGATCCATTTCGGCATCTTTTGTTACTTTGAAAGCGTTTGCAGCAAATTCGTCATATCCGAAATAAGAGAAAATATGCGGTAGATTGAACGTAATAACATCTTCCAATAGCATCACATTTTTCTCTTCCGGATCTTCTGTCGGAAGCAATACAAATCTTCCCACAAAACGCGACGGAATTTCAATGATCGCATAATTGCTGGAATATTGCCAGTCTTTTTTTCTCATCGCAACACCCAAATAAAGACTTTTGTCCCTCATATAAGGCATTGGTGTGTTTTCGTGAAGAAGAATTGGGATAACATTCGCTTCCACAACTTCATCAAAATACGTTCTTACAAACTCTTTTTGTCTGGCCGTTAAGTTTTTAGAATTTTTAATGAAAACCTTTTGATCCGCCATTTCGGTCTGAATTTTTTTCCAGGTCTTATCAAAATTCTGCTGATGTTTAATGACAATTTCATTAATATTTTGAAGGATCTTGGAAGGTGGCTGATAAAAAGATTCAGCGATTACTTTTTCCTTGAAATCCATGGCGCGTTTTAATCCGGCAACCCGCACTCTGAAAAATTCATCTAAATTATTAGAAAAAATCCCAAGAAAACGGATTCTCAGATGTAATGGTACATTTTCGTCCATCGCTTCCTGCAAAACTCTTTCGTTGAAGGCAAGCCATGTGATATCTCTCGGATTAAAGTGTAATGACATTCTCTAGTTTATAATTTGTCAAAAATAATAATTCGTACGCTTTTCAACTATTTTTCTAGGTTAAACTTTGATTAATTTTTAATGTTTTAAATAAAGAACAAAAGAAAAGATAATTTTCTGTAAGGATTTTGAAACGATTCCGACTATAGTTATAAAGATAAGTTATAATTATAAAAAATTATTTATGAAAAAGTGTTTATTATTAATTATCGGTTTTTTAATGACCAATACATATGCACAGAGAGGATGTGCAACGGATCAGAAAATGAAAGAATTTTTTCAAAAAAATCCTCAGGCTTTAGAAAGAAAAGCAGATCTGCGAAACTTTCTTATTAACAAAAATAATACGGCGAAATCTCCACAAACTGTAGTTACAATTCCTGTGGTTGTGCATGTATTATATAAGAATGCAACGCAAAATATTTCTGATGCTCAAATTGCATCACAAATTGCAGTTCTGAATAACGATTTCAGAAAGATGAACTCAGACTTTAATACTGTGGTTCCGAATGCATTCAAACCAATGGCTGCAGATCTGGAATTAGCTTTCTGTATGGCAACAAAAGATCCCAACGGAAACCCAACAACCGGTATTGAAAGAAAATCTGTACCCTCGAATTTTGATTTCGAAGGAGATTATTATATTGCTTCAGGAGCTTTAGCATGGGATCCTACAAAATATTTGAATATTTGGATAGGACAAATGCCGCCCGGAATTTTAGGGCAAGCGTATCTTCCTGATGCTGCAGGATTAGAGCTTGATGGTCTGGCAATTGGTTATCAGTATTTTGGGACAATCGGTACGGTATCTGCTCCTTTTAATAAAGGAAGAACGGCAACTCACGAAATCGGACATTATTTTGGGTTGGAACATATTTGGGGACTTGACGGAAGTGCTTGTGGAACCTCTGATAATGATGACTTTTGTGCTGATACTCCTGCTACTGACAGTCCGTATTATGACTCACCTACATTTCCGGATAACCAACTTACATGTACACCTTCTGCAAACGGAGCCATGTTTATGAATTTTATGGATTATGTAGATGATGCCGCAATGGCAATGTTTAGTAATAATCAAAAAACAATCACAAGTAACACAATGGCAGGCCCACGTGCCAGTTTACTTAATACCAATGGATGTTCTTCTACTGTTTTAGGTACAAATGAAAGTGAAAAAGCAAATTCTATTACTGTTTTTCCTAATCCGACCACAGAATATGTTTCTATAGCTTCACCGTTGGTTAAAATTAATGAAGCAGAGATATTTAATTCTGAAGGCAGATTGGTAAGAAAAGCTTTTATTAAAAATGAGACTGACAAAATTAATGTCAAAGATTTGGCAACCGGAACCTATTATGTAAGAACTTATAATGACAAACAGTTCGTTAAATCTATGAAATTTATTAAGAAATAAGTGAAAAAATTTCCTACTATTTACTTTTAAACCTCGATCATATCGGGGTTTTATTTTTTAATATGTCAATTTGTCACAAAAAACTATATGGTACAGATATTGAGAAATAGAGATTGTAATTAATAATTAAAATTAGAAAAAATATAAATATTATGAGTAAAATAATTGGAATTGACTTAGGAACAACCAACTCTTGCGTTGCAGTAATGGAAGGTAAAGATGCTGTTGTTATTCCTAATGCAGAAGGTAAAAGAACGACACCTTCTATTGTAGCATTTACAGAAGATGGTGAAAGAAAAGTAGGAGATCCTGCAAAAAGACAGGCTGTAACGAATCCAAAAAAGACAGTATATTCTATCAAAAGATTTATTGGAACTCATTTTAAAGATGATGCAAGTGAAATTTCAAGAGTACCTTACGACGTAGTAAAAGGTCCGAATGACACTGTAAAAGTTAAAATTGACGATAGAGAATATACTCCACAGGAAATTTCTGCAATGACGCTTCAGAAAATGAAGAAAACTGCTGAAGATTATCTTGGACAAGAAGTAACAAGAGCGGTAATTACTGTTCCGGCTTACTTCAACGATGCACAAAGACAGGCTACTAAAGAAGCAGGAGAAATCGCTGGTCTTACAGTAGAAAGAATTATCAACGAACCAACTGCAGCTGCATTGGCTTACGGTATGGATAAGGCTCACAAAGATCAGAAGATCGCTGTTTATGACCTTGGAGGTGGTACTTTCGACGTTTCTATCCTAGATTTAGGAGACGGGGTTTTCGAAGTATTGTCTACAAACGGTGATACACACTTAGGAGGTGATGACTTTGATGATGTAATTATCAACTGGATGGCTGACGAGTTCAAAGCTGAAGAAGGAGTTGAATTAAAATCTGATGCAATCGCACTACAGAGATTAAAAGAAGCTGCTGAAAAAGCAAAAATTGAATTATCTTCTTCTCCACAAACTGAAATCAACTTACCATATATCACTGCTACAGCTACAGGTCCTAAACACTTAGTGAAGACTTTAACTAAAGCTAAATTCGAGCAATTAGCGGCAGACTTAGTAAGAAGATCTATGGAGCCTTGTAAAAAAGCGCTTTCTGATGCAGGTCTTTCTATCTCAGATATCGATGAGGTAATCTTGGTTGGAGGTTCTACAAGAATCCCTATCATTCAGGAAGAAGTTGAAAAATTCTTCGGTAAAAAACCATCTAAAGGAGTAAACCCTGACGAAGTAGTAGCAATTGGTGCTGCAATTCAAGGAGGAGTTCTTACAGGAGACGTAACAGATGTATTACTTCTTGACGTTACTCCACTTTCTTTAGGTATCGAAACTATGGGTTCTGTATTCACTAAATTAATTGAATCAAACACTACGATCCCAACTAAAAAATCTGAAGTATTCTCTACAGCTTCTGACAATCAGCCAGCTGTAAGCATCAGAGTAGGACAAGGTGAAAGACCAATGTTCAACGATAACAAAGAGATCGGTAGATTTGATCTTACTGACATTCCACCAGCACAAAGAGGAGTTCCTCAGATCGAAGTAACTTTTGATATTGATGCAAACGGAATCTTGAGCGTTTCTGCTAAAGATAAAGGTACAGGTAAAGAGCAGTCTATTAAAATCCAAGCATCTTCAGGTCTTTCTGACGAAGAAATCGAAAGAATGAAAAAAGAAGCTCAGGAAAACTCTGCATCTGATGCTAAGAGAAAAGAAGAAGTTGAAATCTTCAACAAAGCTGACGGATTGATCTTCCAAACTGAAAAGCAATTGAAAGAGTTTGGTGATAAATTATCAGCTGACAAAAAAGCAGCAATCGAAGCAGCTCACGCAGAATTGAAAACAGCTTTCGAAGCTAAAAATGGTGATGATGTTAAAGCTAAAACAGAAGTTTTAGATGCAGCTTGGATGGCAGCTTCAGAAGAAATGTATGCAGCAGGACAGCAGGCAGACGGAGCAGGAGCTCAAAACCCTGGAGGTAATGCAAATGCAGGAGGTGCTGAAGATGTACAGGATGCAGACTTCGAAGAAGTGAAATAATTATTGATTAAACAATAATAACAAATAATAAAAATCCGCTTTAAACGAACGTTTAAAGCGGATTTTTTATGTTTATACTTTTCTGTTAACTTCTTTTATTGTTGTTTTTTTACCATATAATTGTATCATATTTGTACCGCACCATAATTGGAGAACATGAGCAACTTGTTATGTATTAATTGGTTGTAAGCATTTTGGAGATTCAATATTAATCTAAAAAAGTAAGTATTGTGGGATTTAGTAAATTGAAAATACCGAGAGTTTATAAGCATTGCCAGTTTGATGAATTTAAAAAAGTGCGATAAGAAAATATTTGTAAAAATGTATTTCAATCTTCTTCAATATATAAAGTATTAATTGAACTAATTAGTAAAATAATTTGAGCTAAAAAGAATATTGTATTTTGTAGAAGATCCATAAATTTATGTAATCTCAATTTGAACGTATGTTTTATTTTTTAGAATTTACTATATAATGATTTAATGCTTTAATGCTTATTGTTTAACTTAGCATTACCCATAAATTAATCAAATTGAGTAATATAAAAAGTAAGTAAATGAAAAAAATGATTAAAGTTCCAACTTCTTTGATTGGTGGTGATGCTCCACAAAATTCTCTAATGTTAGATGGTTGTTCTGTAATCGAGCAGTGCATACACAGTACAGAAGTTAAAGGAACAATGTATCTAGAACAGCATTTGCTCCTTATTGTACTTGAAGGATCTGTTGTTTTGACCTATGGAAAACAGGAATATAAGCTTGGCAAGAACGATATGATTTTGCTTAAAAAGGCAACTGCGGTAAAATATCATAAATTCGGCAATGCTGAAAATGATAATATCTATGACAGCTTAATGTTCAGCATCAAAGATGATATTCTAAAATCATTTTTGTCAACTTCAGAAATTAAGGTGTTAAAACCTGAAGGAGAAATCAAAACAGGGGCTTACCCAATGAATAAGTGTTTGGTTGCATTTGCCCATTCCATGAAGCCTTACTTTTTTGATCATTCTGTGGTTCATCCCGGACAGCTTCGCCTAAAGATTATGGAATTATTATACGATGTTGCGGAATGCAATCGAAGCATGTTTTTACAAATCCTCCAGTTACACGAGCCGGTACGAACAGATATCCGTAACGTGGTAGAACAGCATTATGCTTCACCGGTTTCTGTTTCCGAACTGGCGTATCTTTCCGGCAGAAGTTTGTCAAGTTTTAAGAGAGATTTTCAGAATATATACAATGTTGCACCTGCAACCTGGATCAGAGAAAAGAGATTGGAAAAGGCTAAAGATATGTTGGAAACAACAATGCTGTCTGTTTCAGATATTTGTTACTCCTTAGGATTTGAGAATGTCTCTCACTTTTCAAGAATATATAAAGAATTTCACGGACAGGCACCAAGTACCTCTCGTTAGTAGATAATTTAAAATATAAAGTTATGAAAGTATTAGTCATTGGAGGAAATGGTAGAGTTGGATCTCTTTTAGTTGATAAATTAGCTGCTCAATATCAAGTTGTAGCCGGCTCAAGAAGCCCAAAGCCAGAAAAGAACTTGGATAATATTGAGCATAGCCACATTGATTTGCTAAGTGATATTGATACGATTGCAAAAAGTATGAAGGATGTTGATGTTGTTTATTTTGTTTCTGGTTCACGTGGGAAAAATCTTCTGCAGATAGATTTACACGGAGCGATAAAATCGATGCAAGCCGCAGAGAAAGTTGGTGTTAAACGTTACATTATGCTGAGTTCTATTTTCGCATTGCAACCTGAACGTTGGAAAGAATCTTTCCTGAGCGACTTGACAGATTATAATATTGCCAAGCACTATGCTGACCTTTATCTTACCACTCAAACCCAACTTGATTACACGATTTTGCAGCCGGGAGCGCTCAAAGAAGAACAAGGAACGGGGAAAATAGAGACTAATGTTGTCAATCCGGGATCTAATTCTATTGCTAATGTGGTAGATACCCTCGTTGCAATATTAGAAAATCATTCAACAATCGGTAAGGTTATTTTGATGCACGATGGCGATACGCCGATTATCGAAGCTTTACATCAAATCAAATAAAATTCAGGTATTTCATTAATTTAATCATATTCTTCCAGTCAGTTTTAAATTTGCTATTAAAAAAAGTTTTATAGCTAAATCTGATTTAGGCAGAAACTTTCACATTGTATTTCTCAATTTTCCAATTCCAAAAAAGGACTAATTAGTCAAAATATTTGAACTAATTAGAAAAAGTATCATTCTTTCGTCATTGTACCTTTGTTATAGAAAAAGAGCTTAATAATTCTGTCAAATAGAACAGTAATTTATGCTCGTAAAAATAACAATCCTCAAAAAAACAAGACGATTTATGAAAAACATTCCAGAACAAAAAAATATTCTTCCAAGCTCCGCAGATAGTAATGCTGTTGGTTTAAGGCAAGTTATTGGAAA harbors:
- a CDS encoding choice-of-anchor I family protein; the encoded protein is MVNNYLLKGSVIAAFFLQGGLFGQTLIHYWNFNNNASASAITAPTSTLVNGSLTAVTSGTTEVDFAGGTGQNFSTENLNARNGDAPGTHLRYNFPINGNLQFNLPTTGYNNVVVKFTTRRSGSGAGTQTWSYSTNGTTFLPYQTVSPQDANPQLITFDFSAISGVANNPNFKLKVEFSAGTGGTVGNNRFDNFTVDAAATGGADTTPPTVAYLPTNSTNNASTTVNPTISFNENVRLTDNSAINDSNAQTLVDFRLGSSTGTQVPFTTTFSNNKITVIPTAGLVPNQAYYLALKPNMVEDTSDNAVTTVTATTFTTAGTSISLDKNFIKVNENAGSLAFKINVNNPSTSTVNLVVKPAPFSTANSSDFTLTNQTINITPSTTSYTVNIPIIDDTLEEQSAEYFVVSLENPVGATISGDNNATVYIIDNDKQAPVPSQQIQLNYIGSFDPSGNNTSSTEIVVHDATSQKLFTISSLTDVFDIIDFSNPTTPVVTKTVNMASFGGITSIAVKNGIIAVSSPNANPQLNGSVVFFDINGNFMKQVTVGALPDMITFTPDGTKVITANEGEPNDAYTVDPEGTISIIDISGGVGNLTQTNVSTLNFNAFDSQLAALTATGLRKVRTNNTLSQDLEPEYVTVSADSQKAWVTLQENNAVAEINLATKTITSIWGLGKKDMSLPGNGFDASDNNGEILIANWPVKTYYTPDAVQNFKIGSTNYIVTANEGDEKDLSGFSERTTVGAAAYTLDPAIFPNADILKASHNLGRFRVSNATGNTDGDAEFEEISALGARSFSIFNADTKQIVYDSGDKFERYIAANYPLIFNADNEANGAKNRSRAKGPEPEGVALGTINGQTYAFITLERTGGVMVYNITDPNNPTFTDYKHSRSTSAYGGDNGPEGITYIAPQNTTTGKGYVIIANEISGTLSMYEVANSATLGTGEIKTENSTFNIFPNPVAKGNTLYFNRAQGYELYDMSGKLIGKEKNALTIDTSKLSTGVYLVKTSEGQVKRVIVK
- a CDS encoding NAD-dependent epimerase/dehydratase family protein codes for the protein MSSIKIILTGATGMVGEGVLLECLENPNISEVLSVSRKPSGKTHAKLKEYLVPDFFGIDLNDENLKGYDACFFCAGISSVGMNEQDYTKITYDTTLHFAKVLLNLNPEMVFNYVSGAHTDKTESGKLMWARVKGKTENDLKKLGFKDAYNFRPGFMKPVDGQVNVKWFFKPVIWLFPILLPSKSLTLHEVGKAMINAVQKGYSTSILEIQDIKNLAK
- a CDS encoding exopolyphosphatase; protein product: MKIAAIDIGSNAARLLINEVKINNNKPEFIKLNLLRIPLRLGMDVFTLGKIGEEREKMVIDSMKIFSDLMKIYKVEHYRACATSAMRDAINGQEIIKQVKKASGIEIEIISGDEEATLIYENHVAEGLDKEFAYLYIDVGGGSTELTFYENGKMVYEKSFNIGTIRLLNNLVTFENWKEMKEEINNNISSKKPIVAIGSGGNINKVFSMSKTKDGKAMTLSHLKKVYKEFNELSVEERMTKHNLREDRADVVAHALKIFNNVMTWSDISRIFVPRISVADGLIHNIYSQLHDKK
- the ppk1 gene encoding polyphosphate kinase 1, giving the protein MSLHFNPRDITWLAFNERVLQEAMDENVPLHLRIRFLGIFSNNLDEFFRVRVAGLKRAMDFKEKVIAESFYQPPSKILQNINEIVIKHQQNFDKTWKKIQTEMADQKVFIKNSKNLTARQKEFVRTYFDEVVEANVIPILLHENTPMPYMRDKSLYLGVAMRKKDWQYSSNYAIIEIPSRFVGRFVLLPTEDPEEKNVMLLEDVITFNLPHIFSYFGYDEFAANAFKVTKDAEMDLDNDIRTNFAEKIEKGIKNRRKGKPTRFVFDKDMDKALLELLIRKLNLTKKDSIIPGGKIHNFKHFMDFPDVFESYARPAERTSFEHQAFEHGERVTDVILAKDVLLTFPYHKYTPVIDLLREAAMDPDVKSIQITAYRLASSSKIINALIYAARNGKDVTVMLELQARFDEESNLKWKEMLEPEGITVLVGIPDKKVHAKLCIIKKRAQNKTLQYGFVSTGNFNEKTAKIYGDHLLMTSDRHVMADINKIFNVLKKSREDYLPILKTCKNLLVCPQFMREKIVHHIDKEIEEAKAGRRAEMIIKANSVSDRALITKLYEASIAGVIIKIIVRGIYCAVNQKDFKEKIKAISIVDEYLEHARVMYFYNKGAEDMYISSADWMTRNLDYRIEAAAKITDKDLKKELKEILDIQLRDNVKARILDKKLSNEYISNGKEECRSQIETYKYLKAKTSKK